From the genome of Globicephala melas chromosome 11, mGloMel1.2, whole genome shotgun sequence, one region includes:
- the STK38 gene encoding serine/threonine-protein kinase 38, whose product MAMTGSTPCSAMSNHTKERVTMTKVTLENFYSNLIAQHEEREMRQKKLEKVMEEEGLKDEEKRLRRSAHARKETEFLRLKRTRLGLEDFESLKVIGRGAFGEVRLVQKKDTGHVYAMKILRKADMLEKEQVGHIRAERDILVEADSLWVVKMFYSFQDKLNLYLIMEFLPGGDMMTLLMKKDTLTEEETQFYAAETVLAIDSIHQLGFIHRDIKPDNLLLDSKGHVKLSDFGLCTGLKKAHRTEFYRNLNHSLPSDFTFQNMNSKRKAETWKRNRRQLAFSTVGTPDYIAPEVFMQTGYNKLCDWWSLGVIMYEMLIGYPPFCSETPQETYKKVMNWKETLTFPPEVPISEKAKDLILRFCCEWEHRIGAPGVEEIKSNSFFEGVDWEHIRERPAAISIEIKSIDDTSNFDEFPESDILKPTVATSNHPDTDYKNKDWVFINYTYKRFEGLTARGAIPSYMKAAK is encoded by the exons acaaaagaagttagaaaaagtgATGGAAGAAGAAGGCCTAAAAGATGAAGAG AAACGACTCAGGAGATCAGCACATGCTCGGAAGGAAACAGAGTTTCTTCGTTTGAAGAGAACAagacttggattggaagattttgAGTCCTTAAAAGTAATAGGCAGAGGAGCATTTGGTGAG GTGCGGCTTGTTCAGAAGAAAGATACAGGGCATGTGTATGCAATGAAAATACTCCGTAAAGCAGATATGCTTGAAAAAGAACAG GTTGGCCACATTCGTGCGGAGCGTGACATTCTAGTGGAGGCAGACAGTTTGTGGGTTGTGAAAATGTTCTATAGTTTTCAGGATAAGCTAAACCTCTACCTAATCATGGAGTTCCTGCCTGGAG GGGACATGATGACCCTGCTGATGAAGAAAGACACACTGACAGAAGAGGAGACTCAGTTTTATGCAGCAGAGACAGTATTAGCCATAGACTCCATCCACCAACTCGGATTCATCCACAGAGACATCAAACCAGACAACCTTCTCCTGGACAGCAAG GGCCACGTGAAACTTTCTGACTTTGGCCTTTGCACAGGACTGAAAAAAGCACATAGGACAGAATTTTATAGGAATCTGAACCACAGCCTCCCCAGTGATTTCA CTTTTCAGAACATGAATTCCAAAAGGAAAGCAGAAACCTGGAAAAGAAACAGACGTCAGCTA GCCTTCTCCACAGTAGGCACTCCTGACTACATTGCTCCTGAGGTGTTCATGCAGACCGGGTACAACAAGCTCTGTGATTGGTGGTCGCTGGGGGTGATCATGTATGAAATGCTTATTG GCTACCCACCTTTCTGTTCTGAGACCCCTCAAGAGACATATAAGAAGGTGATGAACTGGAAAGAAACTTTGACTTTTCCTCCAGAAGTTCCTATTTCTGAGAAAGCCAAGGATCTAATTTTGAG ATTCTGCTGTGAATGGGAACATAGAATTGGAGCCCCTGGAGTTGAGGAAATCAAAAGTAACTCTTTTTTTGAAGGTGTTGACTGGGAACATATCAG AGAGAGGCCTGCTGCAATATCTATTGAAATCAAAAGCATTGATGATACCTCAAACTTCGATGAGTTTCCAGAATCTGATATTCTTAAGCCAACAG TGGCAACAAGTAATCACCCTGACACTGACTACAAGAACAAAGACTGGGTCTTCATCAATTACACATACAAGCGCTTTGAGGGTCTGACTGCGCGGGGGGCAATACCTTCCTACATGAAAGCAGCAAAGTAG